The nucleotide sequence TCATCCCCGCACCGCGCACCGGGACCACCGCCTGGAAGAAGGCCGTCGCCGTGGCCAAGATCGCCCACCAGGAATTGTGGGACAGCCCAGCCGGGGATTCGCTCTATTTCCACGCGACGCGGATCAAGCCGCGTTGGGCAAGCCGGAAGATCGCCCGCGCTACGCTCGCCCGCCACGTCTTCTATCGCTAAGCGGCACGGAGAATTCAGTCGCCGATTTCGACCCACACCGGGGCGTGATCGCTGGCTCTTTCGCGGCCCCGATATTCCTTGTCGACACCGGCGGCGACTAGACGGTCGGCGGCCTCGGGCGAGAGGAGCAGGTGATCGATGCGAAAGCCGTGATCGCGTTGCCACGCGCCGGCCTGGTAGTCCCAGAAGGTCCATACACCGCCGCGCGGGTTGAGCGTGGCGATCGCGTCGGTCCAGCCGTCGGCGAGAATGCGCGCGTAAGCATTGCGCGATTGGGGCTGCATCAGCGCGTCGCTGGCCATGGCCGCCACCGACCAGACGTCGCGATCCTCGGGAATGACGTTGAAATCGCCGACCACCACGGTCGGTAGCTCCCGCGCGAGCAGTTCGCGCAAGCGAACGCGCAGGCGCTCCATCCAGGCGAGCTTGTAGTCGAACTTGGGCCCGGGCTGCGGATTGCCGTTGGGCAGATACAGGTTGACGATTCGCACGCCCTTGACGTCGCACTCGATGAACCGCGCCTGCTCGTCGTCGGGATCGCCCGGTAGGCCCTTCACGACTTCGGCCGGGTCCTGGCCGTCGGCGAGAATGGCAACGCCGTTGAAGCCCTTTTGGCCGTGCCAGATCGCGCGATAGCCGATCTTTTCGAATTCCTCGGCCGGAAAGCCCTCGTCCTGGCTCTTGATCTCCTGAAGGCAGGCGACAGCCGGTCGGGTCTCCTCGAGCCACTCGATCAGGCGCGGTAGCCGCGCCTTGACGCCGTTGATGTTGAAGGATGCAATCCGCATCCGCCGAACCTTAGATGCCGAAGCTGGAACCGCAACCGCAACCGGCGGCAGCATTGGGATTTTCGACCTTGAATGCCGCTCCGCCAAGCGACTCGACGAAATCGACCACGCTGCCGGCGACGAGGTCGAGACTGACCGGGTCGACCACGAGCCGCACGCCATCGGTCTCGCTGACCGCATCGTCGCTCGCGGTTATTTCGGCTAGATCGAACTTGTATTGGAAGCCGGAGCAGCCGCCGCCTTCGACCGAAAGCCGCAGGACGGCCGGCTTGCCTTGCCGCTGGGCGATCCACTCGACACGCCGGGCGGCTGCGGGAGTCAGGGAAATACTGCTCATGCCTGCGATGTAGGGGGCGCGGGGTGCAGTCTCAAGCAGTCTGGATATATTGCCGCATCTGTTCCGCCTCGGCCGTTATTTCGTCGAGGCGGCCTTTGACGATGTCTCCGATGGAGATGAACCCGATCATTCGACCCTCGTCCATCACCGGCAGGTGGCGGATGCGGCGCCGCGTCATCAGCGCCAGCGCCTCGTGGGCAGTGGCCGACGGGGGAATCGTTACGGCCGGCGCGGTCATAACTTCGCCGACTTCCCGTTCGAGGCAGAACGCGCCTTCGTCGGCCAGGCGGTAGAGCACGTCGCGCTCCGAAAAGATGCCGGCCACCTGCCCCGCGCGAATGACCGGGAGGGCGCCGATGCGCCGTTCGGCAAGGAGCTTGACCGCATCGCGGACACGGTCGCCGGCCGAACAGCTCACGATGTCGGACGGGTCGCGCCGAACAATCAGATTGGCAATGTCCATGGCAATGTTCCTCTTCCCGCGTTCCAGTATGCCACAGGACGACGGAACGCGCGAATCCTGCAACGGGACGAGAAACAGGGGCGTTGATTGAAGCGTCAGACAAGAGCATCAGGCGCGCATGGCCAAACCATCCCCCCTCGACCAACCCGAGAACGCCGCCCACGCCTGGGCCCGCTATCGCCGCCTGATGCGCTGGATGGCGATGTTCACGCTCACAGTCGTCGTGCTGGTTCTCGGGTTTCTGCGCTGGGAGGTCGGACCCTCGCCCATCCATTTCTATATCGCCACGGGTCTCGGGATCGGCGCGGCGATGATGCTGATGGCGGCTCTGATGGGCCTCGTCTTTCTATCCAGCGGAACGGGACACGACGAATCGGTATCCGACCTCGAGGATAAATAGCGCCGGAGGGCGCGCTATTCGGCGGGACGAAGCCGGTAATCCTCGACCGGGACGCCGCCGATCAGGTGCTCCTGGATTATTCGTTCGAGCACCTCCTCGGTGCAGGAATGGTACCAGACGCGGTCGGGCCAGACGACGGCGATCGGGCCCGCGGTGCAGATCTGCAGACAGTCGGCCTTGGTCCGCTGTACGCCGCCGCCCGATTCCCGCGTGGGCCCGGCGAGCCCGAGTTCCTTGAGGCGCCGCTTGAGATACTTCCAGGCTCGCTCGCCGACGTCGCGCCGGCAGCATTCCTGCTTTTCCGACATTCCGCAGAGGAAGATGTGACGCGAGAGCGTCTCGCCGCCGATCTTGGCCAGGGCCGCTTCGGCCCGGGCGAGGTCGGATATCGCTGCGGGTTTGCTCAGCGCTTCTTGCCTGCGATTCGGGCGATTTCGGCCTGCACCATGCGATCGACGATCGCCGGAAGATGATCCTCGAGCCATTGCGCGAGCATCGGGCGGAGCATTTCGCGCACCAGGCCTTCGAGCGAGGTTTCCCCGGAGCGGACGATCTGTGGCTGCGCGCCAGGTTCCGCAAGCATGGCCAGGGCAGCGAGCGATTCGCGCATCGCCCCTGCGGTTTCGCGGGTGGTGAGCGCATCCTCGCCGCTGTCGTCTTCTTCGGCCAACTCGGCATCGGCGCCCAGTTGGAGCACTTCTTCTGCGTTCTCGGCGGTTTCGGACGGAGCACGGGCCATGCCTGCGCTCTCGCGCCTCTGCCGTTCGACAGAAGCGGATTCGCGGTTGTCGCGCGCGATAACTTTCTTGATCGATTCGAGGATTTCCTCGACCGAAGGTTCGCCGTGCTGCCGCATCAGTTTGTCAGTCCCGCCTGTTGCTCCGCGGGAATTTCCGCACCCTGGGCGGGAATGTCAACGGTGCGGGAGCTTTGCGTCTCGGGGTCCGGATCGCGCGACCAGTCCCAGATATTGCCCTTCACGCGATCATAATTGACCACAGGGTCGTACAACGCGCCCTCATCGTCGATGCCGAGATCGCGCGCTTCGGCGCGGCCCATCGCCGCCAGCAGGCTGAATCCGGCGACATAGGCATTGCGCCGGGCGGTAACGAGCTGGACCTGGGCGCGCAGCAGTTCCTGCTGGGCGTCGAGGATGTTCAGGATCGTCCGGTTGCCGACGCTGTTCTCGGCTCGCACACCTTCGAGACTGAGCGCTGCCGCATCGACCGCCGACTGCGTCGAAGCGATAATCGCCTGCGCCGCTTGCCAGCTCGAATAGGCCGAGCGAACCTGCGAGATGATGCTGCGCTCGGTCGAGACGACCTGTTCGAGAGCCGCCGAGGCATTGGCCTGCGCCTGGCGCTGCTGCGCCGCCACCCGGCCTCCCTGAAACAACGGCAAGGTGAAGCGCACGCCCGCCTGTGCGGCAGTCGAGACCTGGGGCGATGGACCGCCGGTAAAGCCGCTGCCCAGCGTCCCGAGATAGTTCTGGTAGCTGCCGCTGGTGTAGAGCTCGAGCTTGGGCAGTCGCCCTGCGCCAGCCGTATCGATATCGTATCCGCTGGCCTTGGCCCGTTCGCGCGCCGCGATCAGGTCGGGATTGTTCATCAGGGCGGCGGAAACCGCTTCGTCGACGCTGGCGGGCAGGCCGGGCAGCGGCGGCGGAGGCTGGAGATTGTCCGGCGCCATGCCGACCAGCGCGACGTAGTTTTCGCGCGCCGCAACAAGGTTAGCCTGGGCGGTTCGCAGGTCGCCCTGGGCAAGCGCCAGTCGGCTTTCCGACTGGGCCACGTCGGTGCGCGTCAGGTCGCCGATCTCGAAACGGTCGCTGGTCGCTTGCAGATTGACCCGGAGGACCTCGACGTTGTTGGCCGAAAGGCTGGTCACCGCTTCGGTCCGGATCACGTCCATGTAGGCGGCGACGACCTGCGCGAAGATCGAACTTTCGGTGCCGCGCAGGCCGGCCCGGCCCGCCTCGATGCGCTTCTTGGCAGCCTTGACGCCGTTGCGCACCGCTCCGCCCGAATAAATCGGGATGCTCAGGTCGCCGCTCCCGCTGAGCACGCGGTCCGGCGAGATGAAGCTCGACGAACTCTGCTTGAGATACTCGGTGTAAGTTGCCGAGGTGCTGACCGAGGGCAGTCCGCTGGCTTGCTGGATCACGACCGTCTCGTCGGTCGCGCGCTGCTGGGCGCGAGCGGCCTCGAGCGTGGGATTGTCCCCGTAAGCTGCGGTCAGCGCGTCCTTCAACGTGTCGGCCTGCGCCGGGACCGCAGCGAGGCAAGCGCCGGTGAGCAACAGCGTGCGCAGCGATCGACCCGTCATCTCAGAAACTCCAGGCCTTGGCCTTGGCAAATTCGGGCAGGGCCGGAATGCCGACTTCTGCGAGGGCGCGCAGCGCCACGTCGCCGCCGGCCTCGCGACCCACGGCAAGCCGGGTCAGCCCGTTGCGCACGAGGCCGCATACGACCCGGCCGTCATTCGCAAGCCGTTTGGTCAGCATCTCGGGCAAATGCTCGACCGCGCCATCGATCATCAGCAGGGTGAAATCTTTCTTGCGCGAGGCCTTGAGCGCCTCCTCCGGCGAAATGACTTCCAGGGAACCGGCGAGCGGTCCGACCAGCGCGGCAAGATAACCGCTGCCGCCATCGACGAGCAGGACCTTGTCGGCCAGCGTCGGTGCCGCTTCCTGCAGCATCATGCCTTGCACGATCGGTGCCGCAAGCCAGCGGCCCGCGCCCAGGGCAATTGCCCGGTCCATGTAGGCGACGCCTCGCGCCGCGGCGGGAACGAAGTCCTCGCGGGCCACGGCGGCCATGCGGCGAAGCACGAAGTCGGCGGTTACGCCGCTGGTGCGCAGCTGGCTGTCGATCATGGCCTTGCGAGCGGCGGGCATCGGGCGGTCTTCAACGACTGTCACGGGACCTCGAGATATCGTCCTTTGGGCGTTCGGGGGAGCCTTAGGGCCTGCATCCGGCGCGGGCAATGCCATGCTTTGTCGCAAGTTGTGTTTTGAAACCCGTGCGAAGCGCTTTGACCACACCCGGTCGGGACGACTATGGCGCGCGCAACTCGCCGGACAGGAGATGGCACCCGATGAGCGACATGGTCACGATCCGCGAGGAGGACCTGATCGAGAGCGTCGCCGACGCGCTGCAATACATCAGCTACTACCACCCGATGGACTACATCCGCGCGCTGGGTGACGCTTACGAGGCCGAACAGGGCCCCGCGGCCAAGGATGCGATTGCCCAGATCCTGACCAACAGCCGCATGTGCGCCGAAGGGCACCGGCCGATCTGCCAGGACACCGGCATCGTCAACGTGTTCGTCAAATGGGGCCAGGATTGCCGCCTCGGCTCTGCACGCAGCCTGCAGGACGTGATCGACGAAGGCGTGCGCCGGGCTTACACCAATCCCGAAAACAAGCTGCGTGCATCAGTCCTCGCCGACCCGGCGTTCACCCGGCGCAACACCCGTGACAATACACCCTGCGTGCTTTCGGTCGAAATGGTTCCGGGCAGCACGGTCTCGGTCGACGTCGCCGCCAAGGGGGGCGGCAGCGAGGCCAAGTCGAAGTTCAAGATGATGAATCCAAGCGACAACATCGTCGACTGGGTCCTCGAAATGCTGCCGCAGATGGGCGCCGGGTGGTGCCCGCCGGGCATGCTCGGCATCGGCATCGGAGGCACCGCCGAACATTGCGTGAAGCTGGCCAAGCAGAGCTTGATGGAACCGCTCGACATGGCCCAGCTCAAGCGGCGCGGACCGCACAACGATATCGAAGCGATGCGCATCGAAATCTTCGACAAGGTCAATGCGCTGGGCATCGGGGCTCAGGGCCTCGGCGGACTGGCGACCGTGCTCGATGTCAAGATCCTCGACGCGCCCTGCCATGCGGCCAACAAGCCCGTCGCGATGATCCCCAACTGCGCCGCCACCCGCCATGCCCATTTCACCCTCGACGGGTCGGGTCCGGCCTATCTCGAGACGCCGAAGCTGTCCGACTGGCCCGATGTTCACTGGCAGCCCGATGCCGCGGCGCGCCGCGTCGATCTCGATGCGCTTACCTCGCAAGAGGTGCAAAGCTGGAAGGCGGGAGACCGCCTTTTGCTCAACGGGGCGATGCTCACGGGCCGCGATGCGGCGCACAAGCGCATCAGAGACATGCTCGACAAGGGCCAGGAGCTGCCGGTCAGCTTCAGGGGCAGGGCGATCTACTATGTCGGCCCGGTCGACCCGGTCGCCGGCGAAGTCGTCGGCCCGGCCGGCCCGACCACCGCGACCCGGATGGACAAGTTCATGGACACGATGCTCGATCAGGGGCTGCTCGCCTGCGTCGGCAAGGCCGAGCGCGGTCCGGCGGCAACCGAAGCGATCGCCAGACACAAGTCTGCCTACCTGATGGCGGTGGGCGGAGCGGCCTATCTCGTCTCGCGCGCGATCAAGGCGTCACGGGTCGTCGCCTTCGAGGATCTCGGCATGGAAGCGATCTACGAATTTACCGTCGAGGACATGCCGGTGACCGTGGCCGTCGATTCCGCGGGAAACAACGTCCACACACTGGCTCCGGCCGAGTGGAAGGCGCGAATTTCCGCAGAAAGGCTGCTCGAGGGCGCTTGAGGTTCGACCAAGCGCCGATTCGGCTCGACATCGGCGCTGGCAGAGGATCGCCGCAAGCGGCTATGGCGGCGTGATGGACATTGCAGTCGAAGACAAGGCCCCGGCGCGGGTGCCTTTCCCCACCGTCCTGGCGTCGATCGTCGGACTGTGGGTGTGCTATTTCGTTCTGATCACCTTGCGCTCGTTGTCGCTCGAGCTCGGCTTCGAGAGCGAGATGATCTGGCGGCGCGCGCTGGTCTGCATCGCCGGAGTGGTCACGATGATCGGCTTCTGGCTGATCCTGCGCCTGTTCGACGACAAGCCGCTGTGGGCCAAGATCGTCGCGGCGCTGATCCTTTCGCTGCCGGTATCGATCATCCTCGCCCAGTCGAACGTTCTGATCTTCGCCTCGGTGGAAGAGCGCGCATATCGCGCGATGGCCGAACAACAGGGCTTCGAAGTCCGCCGCGATTCGTCGGGCGACCTGCTGGTCGAGGTTTCGGTTCCCGGCGCGACCGACGGCGCAGGCAAGCCCAAAGCGGTCACCATCGGACGCAAGTCCGCCGACATGAACGTCTGGCAAAGCCTCGCCGAAATCGGTTTCGGGCGCTATTTCATGCTGCTGGCCTGGTGTGCGCTATATCTCGCCTTCCTGACCGGCGAGAAAGCGCGCGCAGCCGAGCGCCGCGAGGGCGAATTTCGCCGGGCGGCCAAGGCGGCCGAGCTTCGTTCGCTGCGGTACCAGGTCAATCCGCACTTCCTGTTCAATACGCTCAATTCGCTGTCCTCGCTGGTCCTGACCGGTAAGACCGCAGCGGCCGAACGGATGATCCAGACGATGTCGACCTTCTATCGGCGCAGCCTCGCCGGCGATCCGACCGTTGACGTTTCTCTCGACGAGGAATTCGCTCTGCAGCGGCTCTACCTCGATATCGAGAGGGCTCGTTTTCCCGAGCGTCTCGAAGCCCAGTTCGACCTGCCCGAGGCACTCGGCGATGCCCGGGTCCCCGGCATGATCCTCCAGCCGCTGGTCGAAAACTCGGTCAAGCACGCGGTCGCCCCGAGCCAGGGCCGAGTGACGATCACCGTGTCCGCGCGCGAGGAGTACGGCCGGCTGGTTGTAACCGTGGCGGACAACGGTGGAAGCACCGACGCTTCCCATGATCCGCGGCCCGGCTACGGTATTGGCCTGCGCAATGTCGAGCAACGCCTCGCCGCCCGCTTCGGCGACGAGGCGACGATCGTTTCCGGCCGCTCGTCGGAAGGCTATGCCACGCACTTGCGCCTGCCGCTGGTCGGTGTAGCAAAGGCCGCCGCATGACCGAGCAAGCCACGCAACCGCTCCGCGCGCTGATCGTCGACGACGAGCCGCTGGCGATCGAACGTATGCAGGTCCTCTGCGCCAAACTCGACGACCTCGCAGTCGTGGGCACGGCAAGCGACGGCAAGTCGGCGCTGCGCCTCGCCGAAACGCTCAAGCCGGACCTGCTTATGCTCGACATGACAATGCCGGGTATGGACGGCCTCGCCGTGGCTCGCTCGCTCGCCGAAGGGGAAACGCCGCCGGCAGTGATTTTCGTCACCGCGCATGAAGACTTCGCGGTCGAGGCGTTCGATCTGGACGCAGTCGACTACGTGCTCAAGCCGGTCGCTTGCGATCGGCTCGAACGCGCTGTCGCACGGGCACTGTCGCGGCGCGGCAGCCGCAAGACGGGCGGAAGCCGCTGGCTGCGCGAGTTCTGGGTCCCCCACCGGTCCGAGCTGCTGCGCATCGAAGCCGAGCAGGTCGACCGGATCGATGCCGAGCGCGACTATGTCAGGCTCCATGTGGGCAATCGGAGCTACCTTCTGCTGCAGACCATCGCCGGGCTGGAAGCCAAGCTCGACCCGGAGGAATTCATCCGCATCCACCGTTCGACGATTTTGCGACGCGAGGCGATTCGCGGCCTGCGCCACGAAGGTCTTGGCGTCTGGGCCGCGGAGATGGCCGATGGCGAGGCGTTGCGAATCGGCCGCACTTACTTGCGCAAGGTCAAGGAAATGGCCGGCCGCTGACCGGCGCCGGCAAACCGATCCCCTACGACACAAAAAAAGAAGGGCGTCCTCTCGCGAGGGCGCCCTTCGGCGTGGCGGCTGGGGACGGTCAACCGCCGCGCTGGATTTCCGTGGTTAGGTAGGCGACCTGCACCGCCACCTTCTGGCGGGTCGCGCGGTAACAGGCGTCTTCATCGGCCGGCGTGGCAACCTGGCCATCGTCCTCGAAACGGCAGACTTTGCGCGCAGCCTTGTCGAGCCGGCTCTGCAGTTCGGCCTGCCCGGCGTCGCTGGTCAGGTCGAGGTCGCTATAAGCGACACGGGCGGTGCGCTCGGTGGCCATGGCGGGGGCGGCGGACAGCGCAGCGGCAAGGGCGCTGCCGATGATGAGAGTGCGGGTCGTCACGGTTCTATCTCCTCCTTCTGGGCGCGCCACGGTCCGTGGGGACTGGGGGTTGGACCGTGGCGCACTTGAACAATTAGGCATGTCCGGGGGCTTTTTCGCGCAACCTTCGACCAGAATGCGCGCCGCGCCGACCAGCAACCGCACGGTCCGACGAACGACCGTCGCAGCCCGGCGAATGGCCGATTGCATTCGCCGGCGAAGGGTCCAGATTGCAGCCATGGTCGCGGTCCTGATCGTCTTCGCGCTCGGCGTAGCCAACTTCGCGCTGCACAAGGCCGTTCTGGAGAGCGGCCACCCGATGCTAAGGCAGATGCCGTGGTTCGGCCGCGGAATGGGCGGGCGCGCGACGCTGGCGGTGGAATTCATCGTCCTGCTCGGCGCGCTGCTGTTGGCGGCGAGCGGCTTTACCGGCTGGGGCCGGGTCTATGCCGGCTATACGGCAATGAACGGCTTCGGCGCCTGGCTGGTCCTGACGCATCGAATCTGAAGCGGGAACCAGGCGGAGGACTGCGCGCTATGCGGCTATGAGCGCCGCGCGGGACATTTGGCTGATCTGCAACCCGGCCAGCGGCAGCAACGACGACGAGGCGCTTTCCGCGCTTCAGAACTGTTGCGAGGATTCCAGCTTCAGGATCGCAGCCAAGACGGTCTTCCCCGATCAGCGCTTGCCCGACGCGAAGACGCTCGACGCCGCGGGGGTCGACCTGGTGGCGATCTTCGCCGGCGACGGCACGATCAACGCGGCGATCGACCGGCTTTCGGGGTGGAGCGGGCAAGTTCTCATCCTGCCGGGTGGGACGATGAATCTGCTTTACCACCGATTGCACGGCGACCGCGAAATGGACGAGGTGGTGCGCCTCGTCGCGGCGGGCAAGGCCCGGCCGCGTCGCCCTGGCGTGATAGGCTGCAGCCAGGGGGTGGCGCTGGCTGGGCTGCTCGCGGGGCCCGGCACCAGCTGGCACGACGTACGCGAGACGATGCGCGAGGGCGATGTCCTTGGCGTCGTCGACAGTGCGGCCCAGGCTATCGGCGAAACACTGGCTGACCCCGGTATCGCCTGCCGCGAGGCAGGCAGTGCCGAGGGGTACCCCCTGATCATGCTGACCCCGCACGACGAGGGTATCGAAGTCGCCGCCTATCATGCCGAGACCACGACAGAATTCCTCAGCCAGAGCTGGGCGTTGCTGCGTCGCAGTTTCCGCGAGGGACCGCATGACATCCTGGGCACTTTCGACCGCTGTACTCTCGCCAGCACCGACGGCGAAGCCTTCGGCATTCTGATCGACGGTGAGAAGCACGACGCTGGTCCGACGGAGGAATTCGAGCTGGTCGCCTGCGGGGTGGACCTGCTAGCCACGCCGCGCGATGACTGACCGCAAAGTCCTGTTCCATCTCAGCGATATCCATTTCGGCCTCGCCGATCCGCGGGCGCTCGATTGGGTCAAAAAGGAAATCGCCGAGAGACGGCCCGACGCCGTGGCCATTACCGGCGACCTAACCATGCGCGCGCGGCACGGCGAATTTGCGCAGGCGACTGCCTGGATCAACAGTCTCGACGTGCCGGTGACGGTCGAAGTCGGCAACCACGACATGCCCTATTTCAACCTGATCGAGCGCTTCATCGCACCCTACCAGCGGTTTCGCGGCATGCAGGACAAGGTCGAACGCGAGATCGATCTCCCGGGCCTTGCCATCGTCCCGCTCAAGACCGTGCGCCGCTGGCAGCCGCGCTGGCCCTGGTCGCACGGCTGGATCACCGAGCGCGCGCTCGAGCGCACGTTAACAGCCATCGATGCCCTGCCGGCCGGGACCAAGGTCCTCGTCGCATGCCACCATCCGCTGGTCGAGGCAGGGACGAAGGGCAAAGCGTGGACCCACGGCGGCGATCATGCGCTGGCAGAGCTGGCGCGGCGCAAGGTCCTGGCGACGCTGAGCGGCCACGTGCACGACGCTTTCGACATCGTGCGCACGACGGCGCACGGCCCGGTGCGAATGATCGGTGCCGGCACCCTGTCGCAGCGGATCCGTTCGACCCCGCCGAGCTTCAACGAGCTCACCTGGGACGGCGAGACCATCGAACTGTGCGTGCGCAACCTCTATGCCATCCCGACCGAACAGATGCAGGTCGACGCCGTGCCCGAAGACGCGATGCCTCCGCGCGAGCCCGATGAGCCGGTCGCCCCCATCGGCGCCGTGCCCCCGGTCGATCCGCCGGTCCACTGAGCTTCGCGCGCACCCATCCGGCAATGAAAAAGGGCGGCCCCCTCGTGGGAGACCGCCCTTCGCATTTTCCTCCGTCGAGGAAACTCGTGCCGAAGTTTAGCGCTTCGAGAACTGGAAGCTCTTGCGGGCCTTTGCGCGGCCGTACTTCTTGCGCTCGACCGTGCGGCTGTCGCGGGTCAGGAAACCGGCGGCCTTGACTGCGGCGCGCAATTCCGGCTCGAACTTGGTCAGCGCCTGGCTGATGCCATGCTTGACCGCACCGGCCTGGCCCGACAGCCCACCGCCCTTGACGGTGGCGACGACGTCGTAGGAACCTTCGCGGTCGGCAACCTGGAACGGCTGATTGATGACGAGGCGCAGGGAAGGACGCGCAAAGTACACTTCCTGCTCGCGGCCGTTGACGGTGATCGTGCCCTTGCCGGGCTTGATCCATACGCGGGCGACGGCGTCCTTGCGGCGGCCGGTGGCATAGGCGCGGCCCTGCGCGTCGACTTCCT is from Croceibacterium aestuarii and encodes:
- a CDS encoding metallophosphoesterase family protein, which translates into the protein MTDRKVLFHLSDIHFGLADPRALDWVKKEIAERRPDAVAITGDLTMRARHGEFAQATAWINSLDVPVTVEVGNHDMPYFNLIERFIAPYQRFRGMQDKVEREIDLPGLAIVPLKTVRRWQPRWPWSHGWITERALERTLTAIDALPAGTKVLVACHHPLVEAGTKGKAWTHGGDHALAELARRKVLATLSGHVHDAFDIVRTTAHGPVRMIGAGTLSQRIRSTPPSFNELTWDGETIELCVRNLYAIPTEQMQVDAVPEDAMPPREPDEPVAPIGAVPPVDPPVH
- the rpsI gene encoding 30S ribosomal protein S9; its protein translation is MADENNTVSDLADLKNIAGGTADGAPTAEGTEAIIAPVSTAPLREKEVDAQGRAYATGRRKDAVARVWIKPGKGTITVNGREQEVYFARPSLRLVINQPFQVADREGSYDVVATVKGGGLSGQAGAVKHGISQALTKFEPELRAAVKAAGFLTRDSRTVERKKYGRAKARKSFQFSKR